CGACGCGCGGCACGCTGCTCGGCACGGTCACAGACACGTCCGGGGCACCTGCGCCGGGCACCACGGTCACCATCACCGACGTCGGCACGAACATCGTGACCAGCAGCGTCACCAACGAGGCGGGCAACTACACGTTCCCGAACCTCAGGGACGGGCTGTACCGGGTGGAAGGTGAGCTCAGCGGCTTCAAGAAGGTCATCCGCGAGAACGTCAAGGTGGACGTCAACACCACGATCCGCGTCGACCTGAGACTCGAGCCCGGCGATCTGTCGGAGACGATCAGCGTCACGGCCGAGACGCCCGCGCTGCAAACGGATCGGACCGACACGGGCCGCATCATCGAGGGCGAACAGATTGCCGCGATGCCGCTCGGCTTCGGCCGCAACTTCCAGGGCATGCTCGCCACGGTGCCTGGCGCCTCCCGCCCCTTCAGGCCGCATTCGGAGTTCTTCAATTCGCAGGATTCGCTGTCGAGCAACGTCAACGGTCAGTCGCGTCTGGCCAACAACGTGATGATCGAGGGCATCGACAACAACCACAAGACCGGCCTGCTCACGGTGCTCATCCCGTCGGCCGAAGCGCTCGAGACGGTGAGCGTCACGACGAGCAACTACGACGCGGAGTTCGGGCGCGCCGGTGGTGCCGTCACCAACGTCACGCTGAAGTCGGGCACGAACCAGTACAAGGGGTCCGGGTTCTGGTTCGGCGACAGCGACGAGACACGCGCCACCAACGCATTCGTCGATCGCGCGAACCTGCCGAAGGAGCGCCAGAAGCCCGAGACGCTGTACAACCAGTTCGGGTTCACGCTCGGCGGCCCGATCATGCGCAACCGTCTCTTCTTCTTCGGCGACTACATCAGGACCAACGACGACCTCGGGCGCGTCAACCGTTACGTCGTGCCCACGGCCGCGCAGCGCGCGGGCAACTTCAGTGGGTCGGCCGTGCCGATTTACGATCCGGCCACGGGCGATGCTGCGACGGGGGCCGGTCGCACGGCGTTTGCCGGCAACGTGATTCCGGCCGATCGCATCAGCCCGATCGCGCAGCGCATCATGCAGAGCATCCCGCTGCCCAACATCGCCGGCGTGGCCGAAGGGCAGATCAACTATCAGGACACGACGATTCGCAAGCGCCGCACCGACGGCTTCGACGTGAAACTGAACTACCAGGCGACCGAGAAGGACCAGTTCTCCGCGCGGTACAGCTTCCAGCGGCCGACGGCGGAAGAGCCCGGGAACTATCCCAACAACATGGGCGGTCCGTATCAGGGTGGCTTTGTCGGCAGCGGCACGAACACGACATACAGCGTGGCCGGCAACTGGACGCGCACGTGGACCAACACGCTCGTGGCCGACATCCGCGCGGGGGTCAGCAAGTACCGCAACAAGGCGGTCACCGTGGCCAACGGCCTGACGACGGCGGCCGACATCGGCATCCCCGGTGTGAATCTGGATGAGTTCACGAGCGGCATGACCGCGATCAACATCAACAACGGGATCTCCAACCCGATGGTCGGCTTCGTGAACTCGCTGCCCTGGGATCGTGGTGAGACTACCGTGGACCTCTCGACGACGGTGACCAAGCTGTGGGGCAACCACACGGTGAAGGTGGGCGGTACGTACCGGCACAACCGCGACTTCCTGCTCCAGACCCAGGACCAGGGCGGCTCGCGCGGCTACTTCACGTTCAACGCCGCGCAGACGGGCAGCCCGGCCAATGCGGCGTCACAGGCCAACATCAACAATGCGATCGCGGCGTTCCTCCTCGACCGGCCGAACGTGGCGGGGCGCGACCTCGCCGTCATCCCGGAGCCCGGCACGACGCACTCGGCGGTCTTCACGTTCATCCACGACAAGTGGCAGGTCACGCCGAAGCTGACGCTGGACCTCGGTCTCCGCCACGAGTACTACACACCGCTGGTCGGCATCCAGAAGCAGGGCGGCCTGTCCAACTACGACCCGAACACGAACTCGCTGCTGATCTCGGGGTACGGGAGCATTCCGGACGACCTCGGCGTCAAGAAGAACTTCCGCAACTTCAATCCCCGGCTCGGCGTGTCCTACCGCATCGACGACAGGACCGTCGTTCGCGGCGGATACGGCATGAGCACGGCGCCGTTCGGCGACAACAGCTACGCGTTCAACTTCCCGGTGAAGCAGAACAACCAGTTCAACGCACCGAACGGCTTCGTGACGCCGGCCGGTGTGTCCATGGCCAACGGCTTCCCGGCGCCGGTCGTCGCAGACATCCCTAGCAGTGGCATCATCGATGCCGGTGCGGATTCGCGCTTGCGCAACGCCGCCTACTTCCACATCCCGAACAACCTGAGGGAAGGGCAGATCCACTCGTGGAACGTCGCGTTCCAGCGCGAGATCGGCTACAACTTCACGGTCGACATCGCGTACGTCGGCAATCACGGGCAGGACATCATCCAGCGCCTGGACCTCAACGCGGGCTACGTGCTCGGCGCCGACAACGCCGGTCGGCCCCAGTTCGCACAGTACGGCCGCACATCGTCGGTGACCACGTTCCTGCCGTACGAGACCGACTACAACTCGCTGCAGATCAAGGTCGACCGCCGGTTCAAGAACAACTTCCTCGTCACCAACTCGTACACGCTCGGCAAGGGCGTGAGCTACGACGGCGGCGACTCCAACGGCACCATCAGTACGCCGGCCGACATCTCCCGCAGCTGGGGTCGCACGTCAAACGACCGCCGGCACACGTTCGTGAGCAGCTTCGTGTACGGCCTGCCGATCCAGCGCGAGGGCGTGCTGGGCTGGATCCTCAATGGCTGGCAGGTGTCTGGCCTCTTCACGGCGCAGTCGGGGACGGCGGTCGACATCACGATGGCCAACGCGCTGCTGCGCGCGCCGAGCAACACGCAGCGGCCAGACCTGGCCGGCGATCCGAAGAAGCTCGGCGGCATCGGTGGCGGGCAGACGTGGTTCGATACGACCGCCTTCTCGGCGCCGGCCAACAACACGTTCGGGAATCTGACACGCAATGGCGCCGGCATCGACGGGCCCGGCTACATCAATCTGGACGGCTCGCTCGTGAAGCGCTTCAACTTCGGCGCGCGGTACGGGGAATTCCGCGTCGACGCGTTCAACGTGACCAACTCGCTCCACGCCAACAACCCGAACGGCACGTTCGGCGGTCCCGTCTTCGGCCAGATCAC
The nucleotide sequence above comes from Acidobacteriota bacterium. Encoded proteins:
- a CDS encoding TonB-dependent receptor — translated: MVHRFQWARLRACALLVALGMLVVPTLARAQATRGTLLGTVTDTSGAPAPGTTVTITDVGTNIVTSSVTNEAGNYTFPNLRDGLYRVEGELSGFKKVIRENVKVDVNTTIRVDLRLEPGDLSETISVTAETPALQTDRTDTGRIIEGEQIAAMPLGFGRNFQGMLATVPGASRPFRPHSEFFNSQDSLSSNVNGQSRLANNVMIEGIDNNHKTGLLTVLIPSAEALETVSVTTSNYDAEFGRAGGAVTNVTLKSGTNQYKGSGFWFGDSDETRATNAFVDRANLPKERQKPETLYNQFGFTLGGPIMRNRLFFFGDYIRTNDDLGRVNRYVVPTAAQRAGNFSGSAVPIYDPATGDAATGAGRTAFAGNVIPADRISPIAQRIMQSIPLPNIAGVAEGQINYQDTTIRKRRTDGFDVKLNYQATEKDQFSARYSFQRPTAEEPGNYPNNMGGPYQGGFVGSGTNTTYSVAGNWTRTWTNTLVADIRAGVSKYRNKAVTVANGLTTAADIGIPGVNLDEFTSGMTAININNGISNPMVGFVNSLPWDRGETTVDLSTTVTKLWGNHTVKVGGTYRHNRDFLLQTQDQGGSRGYFTFNAAQTGSPANAASQANINNAIAAFLLDRPNVAGRDLAVIPEPGTTHSAVFTFIHDKWQVTPKLTLDLGLRHEYYTPLVGIQKQGGLSNYDPNTNSLLISGYGSIPDDLGVKKNFRNFNPRLGVSYRIDDRTVVRGGYGMSTAPFGDNSYAFNFPVKQNNQFNAPNGFVTPAGVSMANGFPAPVVADIPSSGIIDAGADSRLRNAAYFHIPNNLREGQIHSWNVAFQREIGYNFTVDIAYVGNHGQDIIQRLDLNAGYVLGADNAGRPQFAQYGRTSSVTTFLPYETDYNSLQIKVDRRFKNNFLVTNSYTLGKGVSYDGGDSNGTISTPADISRSWGRTSNDRRHTFVSSFVYGLPIQREGVLGWILNGWQVSGLFTAQSGTAVDITMANALLRAPSNTQRPDLAGDPKKLGGIGGGQTWFDTTAFSAPANNTFGNLTRNGAGIDGPGYINLDGSLVKRFNFGARYGEFRVDAFNVTNSLHANNPNGTFGGPVFGQITGSYGERIVRFGLRFIF